A stretch of Plesiomonas shigelloides DNA encodes these proteins:
- the rsfS gene encoding ribosome silencing factor, protein MQGKTLQDFVIDKIDDLKGQDILPLDVRGKSSITDYMVIATGTSSRHVSSIADYVAKEARLAGADMMGIEGTQTGEWVIVDLGDVIVHIMQEESRALYQLEKLWS, encoded by the coding sequence TTGCAAGGCAAGACACTCCAAGACTTTGTTATTGATAAAATTGACGATCTGAAAGGCCAAGATATCCTGCCTTTAGATGTACGCGGCAAGTCCAGCATCACCGATTACATGGTGATCGCTACCGGTACATCAAGCCGTCATGTCTCTTCCATCGCTGACTATGTGGCTAAAGAAGCCCGTCTGGCAGGTGCGGATATGATGGGGATCGAAGGTACACAAACCGGTGAATGGGTGATCGTGGATCTGGGTGATGTGATTGTGCACATCATGCAAGAAGAGAGCCGCGCCCTGTACCAACTGGAAAAACTCTGGAGCTAA
- the rlmH gene encoding 23S rRNA (pseudouridine(1915)-N(3))-methyltransferase RlmH, which yields MKLQLVAVGTKMPAWVETGFQEYVRRFPKDMPFELLEIPAGKRGKNADIKRILEKEGEQTLAAIPKGNRIVTLDIPGKPWTTEQLAEQLERWKQDGRDVSFLIGGPEGLAPSCKAAADQSWSLSPLTLPHPLVRVVVAESLYRAWSITANHPYHRE from the coding sequence GTGAAACTGCAACTGGTCGCGGTCGGCACCAAAATGCCGGCCTGGGTTGAAACGGGCTTTCAAGAATATGTGCGCCGTTTCCCCAAAGACATGCCGTTTGAACTGCTGGAAATTCCAGCCGGAAAGCGCGGCAAAAATGCCGATATCAAGCGCATTCTGGAAAAAGAAGGCGAACAAACACTGGCGGCCATCCCAAAAGGCAACCGGATTGTAACGCTGGATATTCCGGGCAAACCGTGGACGACCGAGCAATTGGCCGAACAGCTGGAGCGCTGGAAGCAAGATGGCCGCGACGTCAGCTTTTTGATTGGCGGGCCGGAAGGTCTGGCGCCGTCGTGTAAAGCGGCAGCGGACCAAAGTTGGTCTTTATCTCCCCTGACCTTACCACATCCGCTGGTACGGGTCGTGGTGGCAGAAAGTTTATACCGGGCGTGGAGCATCACAGCTAACCACCCTTATCACCGGGAATAA
- the mrdA gene encoding peptidoglycan DD-transpeptidase MrdA, translating to MKQDRTHFRDHSSESALFFRRAIVAFIGILLLSGVLVANLYHLQVQNYEDYQTRSNDNRIKLLPIPPSRGLIYDRNGILLAENRTVFQLEMVPEKVDSVDKTLAALRPIVGLTDEDIANFRKERKRSRRFSSIPIKTPLNEEQVARFAINQYLFPGVEVKGYLKRYYPYGEALTHVIGYVAKINDKDVERLDKEGRLANYAGTHDIGKLGIEKYYENILHGQVGSEEVEVNNRGKVIRKLREQPATAGQNITLSLDLELQQYIERILGKRRGAVVVMDPRDGSILAMVSSPSYDPNLFVNGIPSKTYSALLNDPDRPLINRTTQGTYPPASTVKPLITVAALESGAITTKTTLFDPGWWKLPGSEKRYRDWKKWGHGQLNITKAIEESADTFFYQVAYDMGIDRLSEWMKKFGFGQYTGVDISEERSGVMPSREWKMARYRKPWYQGDTIPVGIGQGYWTATPLQLAKAMTILINDGEVKPPHLLKSIQGNGITMNYPEENLPSIGVKDSGYWEIAKDGMYGVNHRPNGTARRAFAGTPYKSAGKSGTAQVFSLAPNQTYDAKKLANYLHDHAWFTGFAPYDNPQVVVSILLENAGGGSTNGAPIARKIFDHILLGKNDTDLPAATQDHTPND from the coding sequence ATGAAGCAGGATCGTACGCATTTTCGGGATCACTCGTCGGAAAGCGCGTTATTTTTTCGCCGGGCCATTGTCGCCTTTATCGGCATTCTGCTGTTAAGCGGTGTTCTGGTTGCCAATCTGTACCACCTTCAGGTGCAGAACTACGAAGACTACCAGACCCGCTCCAATGATAACCGGATCAAACTGCTGCCGATCCCGCCGAGTCGGGGTCTGATTTATGACCGCAACGGCATTTTGCTGGCGGAAAACCGCACCGTTTTCCAATTAGAGATGGTGCCGGAGAAAGTCGACAGCGTCGATAAGACGCTGGCTGCTTTGCGTCCCATTGTGGGCCTGACCGACGAAGATATCGCCAACTTCCGTAAAGAGCGCAAGCGCTCACGCCGTTTTAGCTCTATCCCAATTAAAACGCCGCTCAATGAAGAGCAGGTGGCCCGTTTTGCCATCAACCAATACCTCTTCCCCGGCGTGGAAGTGAAAGGCTACCTGAAGCGTTACTACCCGTATGGGGAGGCGCTGACGCACGTCATCGGCTATGTAGCCAAAATTAACGATAAAGATGTCGAGCGACTGGATAAAGAAGGTCGACTGGCCAACTACGCCGGTACCCACGATATCGGTAAGCTCGGCATCGAGAAATACTACGAAAACATCCTGCACGGCCAAGTGGGTTCAGAAGAAGTTGAGGTCAACAACCGCGGCAAGGTGATCCGCAAACTGCGTGAACAGCCTGCCACCGCCGGTCAAAACATTACGCTGAGCTTAGATCTGGAGCTGCAGCAATATATCGAACGCATTCTGGGTAAACGCCGCGGCGCGGTCGTGGTGATGGATCCTCGCGATGGCAGCATTCTGGCGATGGTCTCCAGCCCAAGTTATGACCCGAACCTGTTCGTCAACGGTATTCCGAGCAAGACCTATAGCGCCCTGCTCAACGATCCAGATCGCCCGCTGATTAACCGGACCACCCAAGGTACCTATCCACCGGCCTCCACCGTCAAACCATTGATTACCGTGGCGGCGCTGGAGTCTGGCGCGATCACCACCAAAACCACGCTGTTTGACCCCGGTTGGTGGAAACTGCCGGGCTCAGAAAAACGCTACCGCGACTGGAAAAAGTGGGGCCACGGTCAACTGAATATCACCAAAGCGATTGAAGAGTCTGCAGATACCTTCTTCTATCAGGTTGCCTACGACATGGGCATCGATCGCCTGTCGGAGTGGATGAAGAAATTCGGTTTCGGTCAGTATACCGGCGTGGATATCTCGGAAGAGCGCTCGGGCGTCATGCCATCACGGGAATGGAAAATGGCCCGTTATCGTAAGCCGTGGTATCAGGGCGATACCATTCCGGTGGGGATTGGCCAAGGTTACTGGACCGCCACTCCATTGCAGCTAGCTAAAGCCATGACCATTTTAATCAACGATGGCGAAGTGAAACCGCCACACCTGTTAAAGAGCATTCAGGGTAACGGCATCACCATGAACTATCCGGAAGAAAATCTGCCCTCGATTGGCGTGAAAGACTCCGGCTACTGGGAAATCGCCAAAGACGGTATGTATGGGGTAAACCACCGACCAAACGGCACCGCGCGCAGAGCATTTGCTGGCACGCCGTACAAGTCCGCCGGTAAGTCAGGTACTGCGCAGGTATTTAGTCTGGCACCAAACCAGACTTACGATGCGAAGAAGCTGGCCAATTACCTGCACGACCATGCTTGGTTCACCGGTTTTGCGCCGTATGACAACCCACAAGTCGTCGTCTCCATTTTGCTGGAGAACGCCGGTGGCGGCTCCACCAACGGTGCACCAATCGCACGTAAGATTTTCGACCATATTTTGCTGGGTAAGAACGATACCGATCTGCCGGCTGCGACACAGGATCATACTCCGAATGACTGA
- the mrdB gene encoding peptidoglycan glycosyltransferase MrdB (rod shape-determining protein RodA), producing MTDTNPNRPRSFWDRIHIDLPLLTGLLLLLMMGAFVMYSASGQDIDMMERKIAQVSLGLLAMFGMAQIPPRVYESWAPYLYIVGVILLVLVDLFGAISKGAQRWLDLGFIRFQPSELIKLSVPLMVARFISREPLPPSSRNTVIALILIFVPTLLVAAQPDLGTSVLVASSGLFIVFLSGISWYFILGAVLLIAAFVPVLWFFLMHDYQRTRVLTLLNPESDPLGAGYHIIQSKIAIGSGGVFGKGWLHGTQSQLEFLPERHTDFIFAVIAEELGMIGFLVLLALYLFVIARGLVIASRAQTAFGRLLAGGITLIFFVYVFVNIGMVSGILPVVGVPLPLISHGGTSIIALMAGFGIVMSIHTHRKMLSKNV from the coding sequence ATGACTGATACCAATCCCAATCGCCCTCGTTCATTCTGGGATCGCATTCATATCGATCTCCCGCTGCTGACGGGGTTGTTACTGCTGCTGATGATGGGCGCGTTTGTGATGTACAGCGCCAGCGGTCAGGACATCGACATGATGGAGCGTAAAATCGCGCAAGTTAGCTTAGGTCTGCTGGCGATGTTCGGCATGGCGCAAATTCCACCGCGCGTGTATGAAAGCTGGGCACCGTACCTGTATATCGTCGGGGTGATTTTGCTGGTGCTGGTTGACCTGTTCGGCGCGATCTCCAAAGGGGCGCAGCGCTGGCTGGACTTAGGCTTCATCCGCTTTCAGCCTTCGGAGCTGATCAAACTGTCGGTACCGCTGATGGTGGCGCGTTTTATCAGCCGCGAGCCATTACCGCCCTCGTCACGTAACACGGTCATCGCACTGATCCTGATCTTTGTTCCAACCTTGCTGGTTGCAGCGCAACCGGACTTGGGGACCTCGGTGCTGGTTGCCAGCTCGGGTCTGTTCATCGTGTTCTTATCCGGCATCAGCTGGTACTTCATTTTGGGCGCGGTATTGTTGATCGCCGCCTTCGTGCCGGTGCTGTGGTTCTTCCTGATGCACGATTATCAGCGCACGCGGGTACTGACTCTGCTCAATCCAGAAAGTGATCCGCTGGGCGCCGGTTATCACATTATCCAATCCAAGATTGCCATCGGCTCAGGTGGCGTGTTCGGTAAAGGTTGGCTGCACGGTACGCAGTCCCAGCTGGAGTTTTTGCCAGAGCGCCACACGGACTTTATTTTCGCGGTGATCGCCGAAGAACTGGGGATGATCGGCTTCTTAGTGTTGCTGGCCTTGTACCTGTTTGTCATCGCCCGTGGCCTAGTGATCGCGTCACGTGCGCAGACCGCCTTTGGCCGTCTGCTGGCCGGGGGTATCACCCTGATCTTCTTTGTATATGTATTTGTGAATATTGGTATGGTCAGTGGTATCCTTCCGGTGGTGGGCGTACCGCTGCCACTGATCAGTCATGGTGGTACTTCCATCATTGCTCTGATGGCCGGTTTTGGTATCGTGATGTCTATCCATACCCACCGTAAAATGTTATCTAAAAACGTATGA
- a CDS encoding SPOR domain-containing protein, whose translation MRNLRVSAIVFSLLLAGCAAQQPAPHQDAANQPQDQGEETQSFALDMSPQMETLGSAVPVNHEASEPEYAQPAARSADSAYAASSDSDNSYASSAAQPTLSQPGPIEDAPAKQQALPMYSNTDQNGVTTMVSTEGNNTRIHFAAPAGEPEVIPEPTAAAPVASRTATTHTYTPAASSADGYMVQVVAISNAERAKQLLTQLKQSHQVSGKIEPAGAFYRVQLGPLSSRAQAEELRDSLKVENYQQAFVLAGAGR comes from the coding sequence ATGCGCAATTTACGCGTTTCCGCAATTGTCTTCAGTTTGCTGCTGGCAGGATGTGCCGCCCAGCAGCCAGCGCCACATCAGGATGCGGCCAATCAGCCACAAGATCAGGGTGAAGAGACTCAATCTTTTGCTCTGGATATGTCGCCACAAATGGAGACGCTGGGTAGCGCCGTACCGGTTAATCACGAAGCCAGTGAGCCTGAGTATGCCCAACCTGCGGCGCGCAGCGCAGACAGCGCTTACGCCGCAAGCAGCGATTCAGATAACAGTTATGCCAGCAGTGCTGCGCAGCCAACCCTGAGCCAACCGGGCCCGATTGAAGATGCACCGGCTAAGCAGCAAGCCTTACCGATGTACAGCAACACCGATCAAAACGGTGTCACCACCATGGTCAGTACCGAAGGCAACAATACGCGCATTCACTTTGCCGCCCCTGCCGGTGAGCCCGAAGTGATCCCCGAGCCTACCGCGGCAGCGCCGGTCGCCTCCCGCACCGCGACAACACACACTTACACTCCTGCCGCCAGCAGCGCTGATGGCTACATGGTGCAAGTGGTCGCGATCAGTAATGCGGAGCGGGCCAAACAATTGCTTACTCAGCTTAAACAAAGTCACCAAGTCAGCGGTAAAATCGAACCGGCCGGTGCGTTTTACCGAGTTCAGCTAGGACCGCTGAGCTCACGTGCACAAGCTGAGGAACTCCGAGACAGTCTGAAGGTCGAAAACTATCAGCAAGCGTTTGTTTTAGCGGGCGCCGGACGCTGA
- a CDS encoding serine hydrolase, whose product MKLTTFTQSIRALLLGTLSVSACYAQADTTIPAAPEIAAKSYILIDYNSGKVLAERDADMKVLPASLTKMMTSYVIGREIKAGKISPDDMVTVSKNAWSKNYPDSSKMFIEVGKQVKVADLNRGIIIQSGNDACVAMAEHVAGSEDSFADMMNNYAKQLGMTNSHFMNPHGLDNPEQYSTARDLATLGAALIRDVPDEYAVYKEKSFTYNGITQPNRNSLLWDKSMNVDGIKTGHTAAAGYNLVTSATEGQMRLVAAVIGASSSQQRAAESKKLLTWGFRFFETIEPLKADREFTKERVWFGDKSEVSLGVLKNVYLTVPRGRVNDLKAHFVLDKELKAPLKRGEAVGKIYFQLDGKDIDTQPLVVLNNVEEGGIFSRLMDYFTLLFHRWFG is encoded by the coding sequence ATGAAATTAACTACATTTACCCAATCTATTCGGGCTCTGCTGCTCGGTACTCTATCGGTTTCCGCATGCTATGCGCAGGCAGATACCACCATTCCTGCAGCGCCTGAAATCGCGGCGAAGTCTTATATCCTGATTGATTACAACTCAGGAAAAGTTCTGGCTGAGCGCGATGCCGATATGAAGGTTTTGCCGGCCAGTCTGACCAAGATGATGACCAGCTACGTTATCGGCCGCGAAATCAAAGCCGGTAAAATCTCGCCGGACGACATGGTCACCGTGAGCAAAAACGCATGGAGCAAAAACTACCCGGACTCCTCCAAGATGTTTATCGAGGTGGGTAAGCAGGTCAAAGTGGCTGACCTGAACCGCGGTATCATCATTCAATCCGGTAACGATGCGTGTGTGGCGATGGCTGAACACGTTGCCGGTAGCGAAGATTCCTTCGCCGACATGATGAACAACTATGCCAAGCAACTGGGCATGACCAACTCCCACTTCATGAACCCACACGGTCTGGATAACCCAGAACAGTACAGTACCGCGCGTGATTTGGCGACACTGGGCGCCGCGCTGATCCGTGATGTGCCGGATGAGTACGCCGTGTATAAGGAAAAATCCTTTACCTATAACGGGATCACCCAGCCAAACCGTAACTCCCTGCTGTGGGACAAGAGCATGAATGTGGACGGGATCAAAACCGGTCACACCGCCGCTGCCGGTTATAACTTGGTGACCTCCGCGACAGAAGGCCAGATGCGTCTGGTTGCCGCAGTCATTGGTGCTTCCAGTTCACAACAGCGCGCGGCAGAAAGTAAAAAACTGCTGACGTGGGGCTTCCGTTTCTTTGAAACCATCGAGCCGCTGAAAGCCGATCGTGAATTTACCAAAGAGCGCGTTTGGTTTGGTGACAAGTCAGAAGTTAGCCTCGGCGTGCTGAAAAATGTTTACCTGACCGTACCACGTGGTCGCGTTAACGATCTGAAAGCGCACTTTGTGCTGGATAAAGAATTGAAAGCACCACTTAAGCGTGGCGAAGCGGTCGGTAAAATCTACTTCCAGCTGGATGGCAAAGATATTGATACTCAGCCGCTGGTGGTATTAAATAACGTCGAAGAAGGCGGGATCTTTAGCCGTCTGATGGATTACTTCACTTTACTGTTCCACCGTTGGTTTGGCTAA
- the ybeD gene encoding DUF493 family protein YbeD has protein sequence MQKTKLNELLEFPCSFTYKVMGLAQPELVDKVLNVVQKHAPGDYTPSVKPSSKGNYHSVSVTITATHIDQVETLYEELGAIDIVRMVL, from the coding sequence ATGCAAAAGACCAAACTGAATGAACTGCTGGAATTCCCATGCTCTTTCACTTACAAAGTCATGGGTTTGGCACAGCCAGAATTGGTAGACAAAGTACTGAACGTTGTGCAAAAGCATGCGCCGGGCGATTACACCCCAAGCGTTAAGCCAAGCAGCAAAGGTAACTACCACTCCGTATCTGTGACTATCACCGCAACCCATATCGATCAGGTCGAAACCCTGTACGAAGAGCTGGGTGCCATCGATATCGTACGTATGGTGCTGTAA
- the lipB gene encoding lipoyl(octanoyl) transferase LipB, which yields MVMLLQHQTLIVRRLGMQDYASVWQAMHDFTDQRSENCADEVWLVEHPPVFTQGQAGKAEHLLACGDIPVIQSDRGGQVTYHGPGQIVMYVLVDLRRRRLGVRELVSHIENTVINTLAHFSLTAAARADAPGVYIDNKKICSLGLRIRRGCSFHGLALNINMDLSPFTRINPCGYAGMEMTQTKDLGGPETVAEVEPVLVQEFIKLLGYSGAEYSSWKPLTNE from the coding sequence ATGGTGATGCTTTTGCAACATCAAACTTTGATTGTACGCCGTTTGGGCATGCAGGATTACGCATCGGTCTGGCAAGCGATGCATGACTTCACTGATCAGCGCAGCGAAAATTGCGCTGATGAAGTGTGGCTGGTCGAACATCCACCGGTATTCACCCAAGGTCAAGCTGGCAAGGCTGAGCACTTACTGGCTTGTGGTGATATTCCGGTGATCCAGTCTGATCGCGGGGGTCAGGTCACCTACCATGGTCCGGGTCAAATCGTTATGTATGTGTTGGTGGATCTGCGCCGTCGCCGTCTCGGTGTTCGCGAGTTGGTCAGCCATATCGAAAACACCGTCATCAATACACTGGCCCACTTCTCCCTGACCGCCGCAGCGCGTGCCGATGCTCCCGGCGTCTATATTGATAATAAAAAAATCTGCTCTCTGGGTCTGCGGATCCGGCGGGGCTGCTCGTTCCACGGACTGGCCCTCAATATTAATATGGATTTGTCTCCCTTCACCCGAATCAACCCTTGCGGATACGCCGGCATGGAGATGACTCAGACAAAAGATCTGGGCGGTCCTGAAACGGTGGCAGAGGTCGAGCCGGTTCTGGTGCAGGAATTTATCAAATTACTCGGTTACTCCGGTGCTGAGTATTCTAGTTGGAAACCACTGACCAATGAGTAA
- the lipA gene encoding lipoyl synthase — protein MSKPIQIERGVKYRDADKMALIPVKNVAAEQSERLRKPEWMKIKLPADSTRIQEIKSAMRHNGLHSVCEEASCPNLAECFNHGTATFMILGAICTRRCPFCDVAHGRPLPVDPEEAAKLGRTIRDMKLKYVVITSVDRDDLRDGGAQHFADCISSIRTESPNIRIETLVPDFRGRMDKALDIFAQTPPDVFNHNLENVPRLYRQIRPGADYQWSLTLLQKFKELHPDVPTKSGLMMGLGETNEEILQVMQDLRDHGVTMLTLGQYLQPSRHHLPVQRYVSPAEFDDFKQKALEMGFTHAACGPFVRSSYHADLQAKGEEVK, from the coding sequence ATGAGTAAACCTATTCAGATTGAACGGGGCGTGAAATACCGCGATGCCGATAAAATGGCATTGATTCCGGTGAAAAACGTTGCCGCTGAACAGAGTGAGCGCCTGCGTAAGCCCGAGTGGATGAAAATCAAGCTGCCCGCTGATTCCACCCGGATCCAAGAAATCAAATCTGCCATGCGCCACAACGGTCTGCACTCGGTGTGTGAAGAAGCTTCTTGCCCGAATCTGGCTGAATGCTTTAACCACGGCACCGCGACCTTCATGATCCTCGGCGCTATCTGTACCCGTCGCTGCCCGTTCTGCGATGTGGCACATGGCCGTCCACTGCCGGTTGATCCGGAAGAAGCCGCCAAACTTGGCCGCACTATCCGTGATATGAAGCTGAAGTATGTGGTGATCACCTCGGTCGATCGCGATGACCTACGCGACGGCGGTGCGCAGCACTTTGCCGATTGCATCAGCAGTATCCGCACCGAAAGCCCAAATATCCGCATCGAAACGCTGGTCCCTGACTTCCGTGGTCGAATGGACAAGGCACTGGATATTTTCGCGCAAACCCCACCGGATGTGTTCAACCACAATCTGGAAAATGTGCCGCGCTTGTACCGTCAAATTCGCCCGGGCGCAGACTATCAGTGGTCGCTGACCTTGCTGCAAAAATTCAAAGAACTGCATCCGGATGTGCCGACTAAGTCAGGCCTGATGATGGGGCTCGGTGAAACTAACGAAGAGATTTTGCAAGTGATGCAAGATCTGCGCGATCACGGTGTAACGATGCTGACGCTGGGACAATATCTGCAGCCAAGCCGTCATCACCTGCCGGTACAGCGTTATGTCAGCCCAGCAGAATTTGATGACTTCAAACAAAAAGCGCTGGAAATGGGCTTTACCCATGCCGCGTGTGGTCCGTTTGTCCGCTCTTCTTATCATGCGGATCTGCAGGCTAAAGGCGAAGAAGTTAAATAA
- a CDS encoding efflux transporter outer membrane subunit, with product MRRSIRHAVTLTVAGIPWLLSGCITPFTYEKPKVSTPAEWRVPYSQASKQVQMRWWEQFNDPVLTRLIQTALQQNLDLVIATQRIEEAAGKLRETRSDLYPQLGYGAGASRQRRLGDYTSTYQVGLTASWQLDLFGQLRAATEASKAQMLTAEEQRQAVLLTLVTQVANNYIQLLSLDQQLHIARSTAAAQQESLQIFRLQFKAGVISQLQLNQAESQYYQAQSEVPRLQDSIAQQENALSVLLGVNPQAIPRGQTLDGLSLPAIPADLPSTLLQQRPDIRVAEQNLVAAQANLAAARLAYFPTISLTGALGSLSLALTDLLTGPAALWSLGAELAGPIFTAGSIEGQIQQASAQQQQLLAEYQKAIQNAFADANNALSAVVKIKEQQDTLQQQVDSLRSYARLARLSYDSGNTPYLEVLDAEQTLFTTELNQVQVQGQAIQSIVNVYAAMGGGWVTQADSMTVKGKTR from the coding sequence ATGAGACGCAGCATTCGCCATGCAGTCACACTCACTGTTGCCGGAATACCGTGGTTGCTCAGTGGCTGTATCACTCCGTTTACGTACGAAAAGCCGAAGGTCAGCACTCCCGCTGAGTGGCGTGTGCCGTATTCACAGGCCAGTAAACAAGTGCAAATGCGCTGGTGGGAGCAATTTAATGATCCGGTGCTGACCCGCTTGATTCAAACCGCACTGCAGCAGAATTTGGATCTGGTGATTGCCACCCAGCGGATTGAAGAGGCTGCCGGCAAGCTTAGAGAGACGCGCTCTGATCTCTATCCGCAACTCGGTTATGGTGCAGGCGCCAGTCGGCAGCGGCGGTTAGGTGATTACACCTCGACCTATCAAGTCGGCCTGACCGCCAGTTGGCAGCTGGATTTATTCGGCCAGCTGCGGGCGGCGACAGAAGCGAGCAAGGCTCAAATGTTGACCGCTGAAGAGCAGCGCCAAGCGGTATTGCTGACGTTGGTGACGCAGGTCGCGAACAACTACATTCAACTGTTGAGTTTAGATCAGCAATTACATATTGCTCGTAGCACGGCTGCTGCGCAGCAGGAGTCGCTGCAGATCTTTCGTTTGCAGTTCAAGGCGGGCGTAATTTCACAGTTGCAGCTGAACCAAGCGGAGTCGCAGTACTACCAAGCGCAAAGTGAAGTGCCACGGTTGCAAGACAGCATAGCCCAGCAGGAAAATGCGCTGTCGGTATTGCTGGGGGTTAATCCGCAGGCGATCCCACGTGGGCAGACCTTGGATGGCTTGAGTTTGCCAGCCATTCCAGCGGACTTGCCATCTACGTTGTTGCAGCAGCGCCCAGATATTCGTGTGGCCGAGCAAAATTTGGTAGCCGCGCAGGCGAATTTGGCCGCGGCGCGTCTGGCTTACTTCCCGACCATTTCGTTGACCGGAGCGTTGGGCAGTTTGAGCTTGGCATTGACGGATTTGCTGACCGGCCCCGCGGCGCTGTGGAGCTTGGGCGCAGAGTTGGCTGGCCCCATTTTTACCGCAGGCAGTATTGAGGGCCAGATACAGCAAGCCAGTGCGCAGCAACAACAGTTGTTAGCGGAGTATCAAAAGGCGATTCAAAATGCTTTTGCCGACGCCAACAATGCGCTATCGGCGGTGGTGAAAATCAAAGAGCAGCAAGACACGTTACAGCAACAGGTGGATTCACTGCGTAGCTACGCACGCCTCGCGCGTTTGAGCTATGACAGTGGGAATACGCCATATTTGGAAGTACTGGATGCTGAGCAAACACTGTTTACCACGGAATTGAACCAAGTTCAGGTGCAAGGGCAGGCGATTCAGTCGATCGTGAATGTGTATGCGGCGATGGGCGGTGGCTGGGTAACACAGGCAGACAGCATGACGGTGAAGGGGAAAACCCGTTAA